From Synoicihabitans lomoniglobus, the proteins below share one genomic window:
- a CDS encoding M15 family metallopeptidase, with amino-acid sequence MRILRLTIGLLLAGELWPLRAAEADPLPAGFVHVDQVAPGVQQDLRYATSANFVGVPIDGYESGRAILTREAATALRAVQTDLAGEGFALKIFDAYRPQRAVHHFVRWARDRSDVATQSEYYPGVAKPRLFAEGYLALESGHSRGSTLDVTLMKRGGNGAWVEVDMGTPFDFFGPESAPCSDAVTAEQKANRSRLRAVMAQHGFEPYDREWWHFTLRAEPFAETYFDFLVQ; translated from the coding sequence ATGCGTATCCTTCGACTTACCATTGGACTCCTGCTTGCGGGCGAGCTGTGGCCGCTGCGCGCGGCGGAGGCGGATCCTCTGCCAGCGGGCTTTGTCCATGTCGACCAAGTCGCCCCGGGCGTGCAGCAGGATCTCCGCTACGCGACGTCCGCGAATTTCGTGGGCGTGCCGATTGATGGTTATGAAAGCGGACGGGCGATACTCACCCGGGAGGCAGCCACCGCGCTACGCGCCGTGCAGACCGATTTGGCCGGGGAGGGATTCGCGCTCAAAATTTTCGATGCCTATCGCCCGCAACGGGCGGTGCATCACTTTGTGCGTTGGGCGCGGGATCGATCGGACGTGGCGACGCAGTCCGAGTATTATCCGGGCGTCGCGAAACCCCGCCTGTTTGCGGAAGGTTACCTGGCGCTCGAATCCGGTCACTCGCGCGGCAGCACGTTGGATGTGACCCTGATGAAGCGCGGCGGAAATGGCGCGTGGGTCGAAGTCGACATGGGCACGCCGTTTGATTTTTTCGGTCCGGAGTCTGCCCCCTGCTCGGATGCCGTGACCGCCGAGCAAAAAGCGAACCGGAGTCGATTGCGCGCGGTTATGGCCCAGCACGGATTCGAGCCTTACGATCGCGAATGGTGGCACTTTACCCTGCGCGCCGAGCCGTTTGCCGAGACCTATTTTGATTTCCTGGTGCAATGA
- a CDS encoding serine hydrolase domain-containing protein: protein MPLFSRLRQSTALLALLGFIAPFALADDALPRSAPEAAGVSSTAVLNFINDVDANIDALHSFMLVRHGQVVAEGWWTPHHPDAQHMFFSLSKSFTSTAVGLAIAEGHLSLNDRIVDIFPEFAPAEVSTHLRNMRVRDLLAMNTGHHAEDLSDFTWAGHDDSTLVQDFLRLPVAHKPGTHFLYNTPATYTLAAAVEKLTGQGLIDYLSPRLFEPLGIETPHWDESKEGVALGGFGMRAKTEDIAKFGQLYLQNGEWNGRRLLEADYIAAATSKQTSNGSAPDGDWDQGYGYQFWRCVPGFYRGDGRFGQFCIVMPQYDAVIAITSGTNDMGGVMKKVWQHILPGLAPVPLPANPAAAETLATRLTGLTFHLPAGRATSPLAAEVSDQRFTVPTNESRFTAITMHYGDDHATFTADVDGSTHEIKVGYGTWVTGHTAAFQTIENRPMPNDDQTVGAAGAWTNDHTFTVRFSLPETTYTPELPLRYETDGTMTVTPIVFPLQNGAPFAAVTATAAN from the coding sequence ATGCCCCTGTTCTCCCGTCTTCGTCAATCGACCGCCCTCCTCGCCCTGCTGGGCTTCATCGCTCCCTTTGCGCTCGCCGACGATGCCCTACCGCGCAGCGCTCCGGAAGCCGCCGGCGTCTCTTCCACGGCGGTTCTCAACTTCATCAACGATGTCGACGCCAACATCGACGCCCTGCACAGCTTCATGCTGGTCCGGCACGGTCAGGTGGTTGCCGAGGGTTGGTGGACGCCCCACCATCCCGACGCCCAACACATGTTTTTCTCCCTCTCGAAGAGCTTCACGTCGACCGCCGTGGGCCTGGCCATCGCCGAGGGGCACTTGTCGCTGAATGACCGCATCGTCGACATTTTCCCCGAGTTCGCTCCGGCCGAGGTTTCGACCCATCTGCGCAACATGCGGGTGCGCGATCTACTCGCGATGAACACCGGCCATCATGCCGAGGACCTGAGTGACTTCACATGGGCCGGCCATGATGACAGCACGCTCGTGCAGGATTTCCTGCGGCTGCCCGTTGCCCACAAACCCGGCACCCATTTTCTCTACAACACTCCCGCCACCTACACGTTGGCCGCGGCGGTAGAAAAACTCACGGGACAAGGCCTCATCGACTATCTCTCTCCCCGACTGTTTGAGCCTCTGGGCATCGAAACGCCGCATTGGGACGAAAGCAAAGAGGGAGTGGCACTCGGCGGTTTCGGCATGCGGGCGAAGACCGAGGACATTGCCAAGTTCGGCCAGCTCTATCTGCAAAACGGAGAATGGAACGGACGCCGCCTCCTCGAGGCCGATTACATCGCGGCCGCCACCAGCAAACAAACCTCCAATGGCAGTGCTCCCGACGGAGACTGGGACCAAGGCTACGGTTATCAGTTTTGGCGCTGCGTCCCCGGCTTTTATCGGGGTGACGGTCGGTTCGGCCAGTTCTGTATCGTCATGCCGCAATACGATGCGGTCATCGCGATCACCAGCGGCACCAACGACATGGGCGGAGTAATGAAAAAGGTTTGGCAACACATCCTGCCGGGGTTGGCCCCGGTCCCCCTCCCGGCCAACCCCGCCGCTGCGGAAACCCTCGCCACCCGCCTGACCGGACTCACGTTCCACCTGCCCGCGGGTCGCGCCACCTCCCCCCTTGCGGCCGAGGTGAGCGATCAACGCTTCACCGTGCCCACCAACGAATCCCGTTTCACCGCCATCACGATGCACTACGGTGACGACCACGCGACCTTCACCGCCGACGTCGATGGCTCAACTCATGAAATCAAAGTAGGCTACGGCACGTGGGTCACCGGCCACACCGCTGCGTTCCAGACCATCGAAAATCGCCCCATGCCCAACGACGATCAAACGGTCGGAGCCGCTGGGGCCTGGACCAACGACCACACCTTCACCGTGCGCTTCAGCCTGCCGGAAACCACCTACACGCCCGAGTTGCCACTGCGTTACGAGACCGACGGCACCATGACGGTCACGCCCATCGTGTTCCCGCTCCAAAACGGGGCGCCCTTCGCAGCCGTGACCGCGACGGCGGCGAACTGA
- a CDS encoding transposase encodes MINRGNYRSAIFATEGARQSFLKCLDDAATKSGWIVHAWCLMSNHYHLAIETPRANLVDGMRWLQATFATKFNRLRKENGHLFQGRYKSFVVQSEEALGPLCHYIHLNPVRAHVIQVKELRTWRDTSLRELLHPRERRAWYSPQASLDHAGGLRDTPVGRRKYLQYLEWLDEEEPERKRLKFDEMSRGWAIGTKAFKKTLNEDHGELQEAVRRGDKDLDEWREEQHADTLAALLKCLKKTATDIAADPKGTAWKVAIAAEMKRRTTVSNPWLSRHLNMGSPFRVSRLVNASDEAGGETAGLRKRCAMCKV; translated from the coding sequence GTGATCAATCGGGGGAACTACCGTTCCGCCATTTTCGCCACCGAAGGGGCAAGACAATCGTTCCTGAAGTGCCTGGACGACGCTGCCACGAAATCGGGCTGGATCGTTCACGCTTGGTGCCTGATGTCCAACCACTACCACTTGGCGATCGAAACGCCGCGGGCCAATCTCGTTGACGGCATGCGGTGGCTGCAGGCCACGTTCGCCACGAAGTTCAACCGGTTGCGCAAGGAGAACGGCCATCTATTTCAGGGCCGCTACAAGAGTTTTGTGGTGCAATCTGAAGAAGCGCTGGGGCCGTTGTGCCACTACATCCATCTCAATCCGGTGCGGGCCCATGTCATTCAGGTCAAAGAGCTGCGAACCTGGCGCGACACGAGTTTGCGCGAATTGCTGCACCCTCGTGAACGCCGGGCCTGGTATTCACCACAAGCCTCCCTGGACCACGCCGGCGGACTGCGTGACACGCCGGTCGGTCGACGTAAGTATCTGCAATATCTTGAATGGCTCGATGAGGAGGAACCCGAGCGCAAGCGACTCAAGTTTGACGAGATGTCCCGCGGATGGGCGATCGGAACCAAGGCGTTCAAAAAAACGCTCAACGAAGATCATGGTGAGCTGCAGGAAGCCGTGCGGCGCGGAGACAAGGATTTGGACGAATGGCGAGAGGAGCAGCACGCAGACACGCTGGCGGCATTATTAAAGTGTTTAAAAAAGACGGCGACTGATATTGCCGCCGATCCGAAGGGAACGGCTTGGAAGGTGGCGATCGCGGCCGAGATGAAACGACGGACCACCGTATCGAACCCTTGGCTTTCCCGACATCTCAATATGGGCAGCCCGTTCCGGGTCAGTCGACTAGTCAACGCCTCCGATGAGGCCGGCGGAGAAACTGCCGGGCTGCGCAAGCGTTGTGCAATGTGCAAAGTCTGA
- a CDS encoding SDR family NAD(P)-dependent oxidoreductase, producing MPAIFITGADTGLGRALVAQFARKNYRVFAGTFHATTNYHDIAGDVTPIALDVRSLDQVKAAAAATAALVPALDILLNNAGIHLDDQDQVLDDVDLEDGSIQAQFETNTLGPLRCVQQFLPLLRASDTRRIINISSEAGSLGQSWRVGALGYCMSKAALNMQTTILVNHLGREGFRIVNIHPGWLVSKIGGPHADIGPEVAAAGVIDWALRDWPTDQFTYIDYQGKPQLL from the coding sequence ATGCCCGCCATCTTCATCACCGGTGCCGATACCGGACTGGGCCGCGCTCTCGTCGCGCAGTTCGCCCGTAAAAACTACCGCGTTTTTGCGGGCACATTTCACGCGACCACCAACTACCACGACATCGCGGGAGACGTGACGCCGATTGCCCTCGATGTGCGCTCACTCGATCAGGTCAAAGCGGCCGCAGCCGCCACCGCCGCCCTCGTCCCGGCCCTCGACATTCTTCTGAACAACGCCGGCATCCACCTCGACGACCAGGACCAGGTCCTCGACGACGTCGACCTCGAGGATGGTTCGATCCAGGCGCAGTTTGAAACCAACACGCTCGGCCCCCTGCGCTGCGTGCAGCAGTTCCTGCCTCTCCTGCGGGCGAGTGATACCCGACGTATCATCAATATTTCGTCCGAAGCCGGAAGTCTCGGTCAGTCCTGGCGAGTCGGGGCACTCGGCTACTGCATGTCCAAGGCCGCGCTGAACATGCAAACCACCATCCTGGTCAATCACCTCGGCCGGGAAGGGTTTCGCATCGTTAACATCCACCCCGGCTGGCTCGTCTCCAAGATCGGCGGACCGCATGCCGATATCGGCCCCGAAGTCGCCGCCGCGGGCGTGATCGACTGGGCTCTGCGCGACTGGCCCACCGATCAATTCACTTACATCGACTATCAGGGCAAACCTCAGCTGCTGTAA
- a CDS encoding aldo/keto reductase, which produces MEYRKLGRTNLSVAELCLGSMQFGWTANEDASFAVMDAYVAAGGNFIDTADVYTWWGEKGTAGLGESEEIIGRWLQARGGRDSMVIATKLGGPMHDGPDDKGLSRERVIKCCEASLRRLQVDHIDLYQCHWTDLSTPIEETLAAMGELVKAGKVRHVGASNYPAWRLAEALWQADKLGLPRFETYQPQYSLMETGLFELEPMALCKHHELGVIPYSPLACGFLTGKYRRDGAAPSARSHEVVKNYAHERGYAIIDALEEIGAGHGKSIAATAIAWLLSNPVVTSPIIGANSVAQLDTLLEAVGYRLSAEEMSRLNSMTTCYRNHRLIWD; this is translated from the coding sequence ATGGAATATCGGAAACTAGGCCGGACGAACTTGAGTGTGGCGGAGCTTTGTCTCGGCTCCATGCAGTTCGGTTGGACAGCCAACGAAGACGCCTCGTTCGCGGTGATGGATGCCTACGTCGCGGCCGGCGGCAACTTCATCGACACCGCGGATGTCTATACCTGGTGGGGGGAAAAGGGGACGGCTGGATTGGGCGAGTCCGAAGAAATCATTGGACGTTGGCTGCAGGCGCGTGGCGGTCGGGATTCGATGGTCATCGCGACCAAACTGGGTGGGCCGATGCATGATGGACCGGACGACAAAGGCCTGTCGCGGGAACGCGTCATCAAATGTTGCGAGGCTTCTTTGCGTCGCCTGCAAGTCGACCACATCGATCTCTACCAATGTCACTGGACCGACCTGAGCACGCCGATCGAAGAAACGCTCGCGGCTATGGGCGAATTGGTGAAGGCGGGCAAAGTGCGTCACGTGGGGGCCTCGAATTACCCGGCGTGGCGTCTCGCGGAGGCGCTTTGGCAGGCGGACAAACTCGGGCTGCCGCGTTTTGAAACCTACCAGCCGCAGTATTCGCTCATGGAGACGGGACTCTTCGAATTGGAGCCCATGGCGCTGTGCAAGCATCACGAGTTGGGCGTCATTCCGTATTCACCGCTGGCCTGCGGCTTTCTCACCGGCAAATACCGACGCGACGGCGCGGCTCCCAGCGCGCGTTCGCATGAAGTGGTGAAAAACTACGCCCACGAACGGGGCTACGCCATCATCGATGCACTGGAGGAAATCGGGGCCGGCCACGGCAAGTCCATCGCCGCGACGGCAATTGCGTGGTTACTCTCCAATCCCGTGGTGACGAGCCCGATCATCGGTGCCAATTCCGTCGCGCAATTGGATACGTTGTTGGAGGCCGTGGGCTATCGATTGAGCGCGGAAGAAATGTCGCGGCTCAACAGCATGACGACCTGTTACCGCAACCACCGTTTAATCTGGGATTGA
- a CDS encoding STAS/SEC14 domain-containing protein has product MIDQLPASAHDTLVVQASGILNAADYERDFIPAMERLMRIHGKISVVLYLDEQFDGWDLEAMWDDARFGLKHRHDFNRLAVVGAQIWFKWAIQLGSHFIDGELRTFPGNQLEEAIAWAKAGALSESLETAAK; this is encoded by the coding sequence ATGATCGACCAACTTCCGGCTTCCGCCCACGACACTCTGGTCGTGCAAGCCTCCGGCATTCTCAATGCCGCCGATTACGAACGCGACTTCATCCCGGCGATGGAGCGCCTCATGCGCATCCACGGTAAAATCAGCGTGGTGCTTTATCTCGACGAACAATTCGACGGCTGGGACCTCGAGGCGATGTGGGATGACGCCCGCTTCGGACTCAAGCATCGGCACGACTTCAATCGACTGGCCGTTGTCGGCGCCCAGATCTGGTTCAAATGGGCCATCCAACTCGGCTCCCACTTCATCGACGGCGAACTCCGGACCTTCCCGGGCAACCAGCTTGAAGAAGCCATCGCCTGGGCCAAGGCCGGAGCATTGTCGGAGTCGCTCGAAACCGCCGCCAAATAG
- a CDS encoding type II secretion system protein, with product MRLICPHSFASPRRRGFTLVEIMIVVVIIGLLAAIAIPAFSHMRLKSRATTFANDLRIGKDAFEIYATENGGWPPDGAAGMPGEMAGYLDLGNWTGSTPLGGNWDWDRDQFG from the coding sequence ATGCGCTTGATTTGCCCCCACTCCTTCGCCTCTCCACGTCGCCGCGGATTCACCCTGGTCGAGATCATGATCGTGGTGGTGATCATTGGTCTGTTGGCGGCGATCGCGATTCCGGCATTTTCCCACATGCGACTCAAATCACGCGCCACGACCTTCGCGAATGATCTGCGCATTGGTAAGGACGCGTTTGAGATTTATGCGACGGAGAATGGGGGCTGGCCGCCCGATGGTGCGGCGGGCATGCCGGGGGAGATGGCCGGTTATCTGGATCTCGGTAATTGGACCGGCAGCACCCCGTTGGGAGGCAACTGGGACTGGGATCGTGATCAGTTCGGTTAG
- a CDS encoding 2-keto-4-pentenoate hydratase — MKLPRFLLTVVVWTISVTSASAQNFDEWADQIVTAIQRKQAFPAIAAENRAATEMLGYRVQKAVVKKLVDAGDEVVGHKAGLTSVGAQSRFGLLEPVAGELLKSHIKNTATFVSLRQFKGLVIEMEVGFELKLTIRDEPTDVEDLKRYVRQVVPIVELPNIYFAPEGQMTGVDIIASNVAAATVVKGRPKPLSLVNLDRLDVTLSRNNEVVSEGKGTDAMGDQWEALLWLVRQRLREGFEVNRNDLLITGALGTVIPGEAGRYVADFGKLGRVTFSLR; from the coding sequence ATGAAACTACCCCGCTTTCTCCTCACCGTCGTTGTATGGACGATCAGCGTAACCTCCGCCTCCGCTCAGAATTTCGATGAGTGGGCCGATCAGATTGTAACTGCGATTCAGCGTAAGCAGGCGTTCCCCGCCATTGCGGCCGAAAATCGCGCGGCGACCGAAATGTTGGGCTATCGCGTGCAAAAGGCCGTGGTGAAGAAATTGGTCGACGCCGGCGACGAGGTGGTTGGTCACAAAGCGGGTCTCACTTCAGTCGGAGCCCAATCGCGTTTCGGTCTGCTCGAACCCGTGGCGGGCGAACTGCTGAAATCGCACATCAAAAATACTGCGACGTTTGTCAGCCTGCGTCAGTTCAAGGGGCTGGTCATTGAGATGGAGGTGGGGTTTGAACTCAAACTGACCATCCGGGACGAACCCACGGATGTGGAAGATCTGAAACGTTACGTGCGGCAGGTGGTTCCGATCGTGGAGTTGCCGAACATCTATTTTGCGCCCGAAGGTCAAATGACGGGCGTCGATATTATCGCGAGCAATGTGGCGGCGGCCACGGTGGTCAAAGGACGACCCAAGCCCTTGTCGCTGGTGAATCTGGATCGGTTGGACGTAACGCTTTCGCGGAACAACGAAGTCGTTTCCGAGGGCAAGGGAACCGACGCCATGGGGGACCAGTGGGAAGCCTTGCTGTGGCTGGTGCGGCAGCGCTTGCGGGAGGGATTCGAAGTGAATCGCAACGACCTGCTGATCACGGGCGCCCTGGGCACCGTGATCCCGGGTGAAGCCGGTCGCTACGTGGCCGATTTCGGCAAACTGGGTCGGGTGACGTTTTCCCTGCGGTAA
- a CDS encoding endo-1,4-beta-xylanase, producing MRRSCSFLLPIATATLATLTALSGCLSTTTPVDTTATSPATLRSALAGKFRIGATTNGWYLRDTSLPVWQIVNAHFDTLTAGNAQKWGVINPQPGEYRWESADAFVDYADAHDLYTIGHCLFWHSQTPDWVYEDSAGQPLTRDALLARMRERVQLYADRWGDRVDLWDVVNESIEADGSKRRTKFNQIIGDDFEEQAFRMADAILPASTKLIYNDYGMTAPGRRAAVVEMVNDFKAKGVRIDGIGIQAHWSMHRPTVAEIEETIVTLASTGLPLHLTELDVDFLGRDQFFGADGANVDLARREATPENNPFPDGLPPEEEAKLTQRYAKIFAVLLKHADKIDRVTFWGITDRDSWLNNWPARGRTNYPLLFDRDGQPKPALRRIIELAHAAN from the coding sequence ATGAGGCGCTCCTGCTCGTTTTTACTCCCCATCGCCACCGCCACGCTTGCCACGTTGACCGCTCTCAGCGGTTGCTTGAGCACGACCACTCCCGTGGACACGACCGCAACGTCTCCCGCCACGCTGCGTTCGGCTTTGGCGGGAAAATTCCGCATCGGGGCGACGACGAACGGCTGGTATCTGCGCGACACGTCGTTACCCGTCTGGCAAATCGTGAACGCACATTTCGATACCCTCACCGCCGGCAACGCGCAAAAATGGGGCGTGATCAATCCCCAACCGGGCGAATACCGCTGGGAGTCGGCCGACGCCTTTGTCGACTACGCCGATGCGCACGACCTCTACACCATCGGCCACTGCCTGTTCTGGCACAGCCAGACGCCCGACTGGGTCTACGAGGACTCGGCGGGCCAGCCGCTCACCCGCGACGCCCTCCTCGCCCGCATGCGCGAACGGGTGCAGCTTTATGCCGACCGTTGGGGCGACCGCGTCGACCTCTGGGACGTCGTCAACGAATCCATCGAAGCGGACGGCTCCAAACGCCGCACCAAATTCAACCAGATCATCGGCGACGACTTCGAGGAACAAGCGTTTCGCATGGCCGACGCCATTCTTCCCGCCTCCACCAAGCTCATTTACAACGACTACGGCATGACTGCGCCCGGACGTCGCGCCGCTGTCGTCGAGATGGTCAATGATTTCAAAGCCAAGGGCGTTCGCATCGACGGCATCGGCATTCAAGCGCACTGGTCCATGCACCGGCCCACCGTCGCCGAGATCGAGGAAACCATCGTGACGCTGGCGTCCACCGGCCTCCCGTTGCATCTCACCGAGCTCGACGTCGACTTTCTCGGGCGCGATCAGTTCTTCGGCGCCGACGGTGCCAACGTCGACCTGGCGCGCCGCGAAGCCACGCCCGAGAACAATCCCTTCCCCGACGGACTGCCCCCCGAGGAAGAAGCCAAACTCACCCAGCGCTACGCGAAGATTTTCGCGGTCCTCCTCAAGCACGCCGACAAGATTGATCGCGTAACATTCTGGGGCATCACCGATCGCGATTCCTGGCTCAACAACTGGCCCGCGCGCGGACGCACCAACTACCCGTTGCTCTTCGATCGCGATGGCCAACCCAAGCCCGCCTTGCGCCGCATCATCGAGCTCGCCCACGCTGCCAATTAG
- a CDS encoding mechanosensitive ion channel family protein yields the protein MTEALSSLIPMAITAAVCGIALRLAHWLLLGREQNLGGERALPRQLIMLGLTLASVALLVLSLPVSDSSRNQVLGLVGLLVSGLFAFSSTTLVANLTAGIMLRVTKPFRTGDFIKIDEYFGRVSERGLLDTEVQTEFRDLIAFPHTYLISHPVTTIRASGTIVTTVVSLGYDVHHATVEEHLKAAATATGLEDPFVHITELGNYAVSYRVAGLLTEVKSLLTSRSNLNRHVLDQLHRAGIEIASPTIMNQRRLPDAGQIMPQASDQTATQPIASPESTAETLAFDKADQAEALELRRIAIEEQIKALESQLSGADATRRHEFTTKINALKAERESIVHDTKNLDADT from the coding sequence ATGACCGAGGCCTTGAGCAGCTTGATTCCAATGGCGATTACGGCGGCAGTTTGCGGAATCGCCCTGCGCTTGGCGCATTGGCTTCTGTTGGGGCGTGAGCAAAATCTGGGCGGCGAACGCGCGCTCCCTCGTCAGCTTATCATGCTGGGGCTCACGCTCGCCTCGGTCGCCTTGTTGGTGCTGTCATTGCCGGTCAGCGACAGCAGCCGCAACCAAGTGCTGGGTCTCGTGGGTTTGCTCGTATCAGGGTTGTTCGCATTCTCCTCGACGACTCTCGTCGCCAACCTCACGGCCGGTATCATGCTCCGCGTCACGAAACCTTTTCGCACGGGGGATTTCATCAAAATCGATGAGTATTTCGGACGCGTTTCCGAGCGGGGTCTTCTCGACACCGAAGTGCAGACGGAGTTTCGCGACCTGATCGCCTTTCCCCACACCTACCTCATCAGCCACCCGGTCACGACGATCCGCGCGTCGGGCACCATCGTGACGACGGTCGTGTCGCTGGGATACGATGTCCATCATGCCACGGTCGAGGAGCACCTGAAAGCAGCGGCCACCGCGACGGGACTCGAGGATCCGTTTGTGCATATCACGGAACTCGGCAACTACGCCGTGTCCTACCGCGTCGCCGGTTTGTTGACCGAAGTAAAGAGTCTGCTGACGTCTCGCTCCAACCTCAACCGTCACGTCCTGGATCAACTCCACCGGGCCGGAATCGAAATCGCTTCGCCCACGATCATGAATCAGCGCCGCCTGCCCGATGCCGGCCAAATCATGCCTCAAGCTTCCGACCAAACTGCCACCCAGCCGATCGCCTCCCCCGAAAGCACCGCTGAAACCCTCGCGTTCGACAAAGCCGATCAAGCCGAAGCGCTCGAACTGCGCCGGATCGCCATCGAAGAACAAATCAAAGCGCTCGAATCACAACTGTCCGGCGCCGACGCCACACGTCGCCACGAATTCACGACCAAGATCAATGCGCTCAAGGCCGAGCGCGAATCCATCGTGCACGATACCAAGAACCTGGACGCAGACACCTAA
- a CDS encoding TIM barrel protein — protein MTRRDFMQTTAALGAVAAFPRFTRAAPPSVSALRVHLFSKHLQFLDYAAMAAKAAELGFDGVDLTVRPRGHVEPAEVKSALPRAAAALRRAGLEPVMCTTGINTMADPLSDTVLGAIADAGFTHLRLGYHQFSDEESLPATLTSLRPVVRELATALQRRGLQGAFQNHAGARYVGASIWELWQVLEDIDPTQIGLQFDIRHVTAERGLSWINEYRLAAPKIASLALKDSKWIEDPATGRGTAVYTPVGEGWVDWPAYFKLLQTHAIDVPASLHLEYDLGGADHGHRQLTVEPAVVYAAMQRDLQRVRKLDAAARRSG, from the coding sequence ATGACTCGTCGCGACTTCATGCAAACCACCGCCGCCTTGGGCGCGGTCGCCGCCTTCCCCCGATTCACCCGCGCCGCCCCGCCTTCCGTGTCAGCGTTGCGCGTGCACCTATTTTCCAAGCACCTGCAGTTTCTCGACTACGCCGCCATGGCGGCGAAAGCCGCCGAACTGGGCTTCGATGGCGTCGACCTGACCGTGCGGCCGCGGGGCCACGTGGAACCCGCCGAAGTAAAAAGCGCCTTGCCTCGGGCCGCAGCGGCGCTGCGCCGCGCCGGGCTTGAGCCCGTCATGTGCACGACGGGTATCAACACGATGGCCGACCCGCTCAGTGATACCGTATTGGGAGCCATCGCCGATGCCGGGTTCACTCATCTGCGTCTCGGGTATCATCAATTTTCGGACGAGGAGTCGCTGCCCGCCACCCTCACCTCGCTCCGACCGGTGGTGCGCGAGCTGGCCACGGCGTTGCAACGGCGCGGACTGCAGGGCGCGTTCCAAAATCACGCGGGCGCCCGCTACGTCGGCGCCTCGATCTGGGAGCTGTGGCAGGTTCTGGAGGACATCGACCCGACGCAAATCGGACTCCAGTTCGACATCCGCCACGTCACGGCCGAGCGCGGTCTGTCATGGATTAATGAATACCGTCTGGCGGCGCCCAAGATCGCTTCGCTTGCCCTCAAGGATTCCAAGTGGATCGAGGATCCCGCCACCGGCAGAGGCACGGCCGTTTACACGCCGGTCGGCGAGGGCTGGGTCGATTGGCCGGCGTATTTCAAACTGCTCCAAACTCACGCCATCGACGTGCCCGCGAGCCTCCACCTGGAATACGATCTCGGGGGCGCCGATCACGGGCACCGGCAATTGACCGTGGAACCGGCGGTGGTTTACGCCGCCATGCAGCGGGACTTGCAACGCGTGCGAAAACTCGACGCGGCCGCCCGCCGCTCAGGCTGA